Below is a genomic region from Melitaea cinxia chromosome 20, ilMelCinx1.1, whole genome shotgun sequence.
gcatttctattaagatgtttaacgcaaattattttttttatttaaatgaacgtTGCTTACGTCGATTATGGTAGGTTTGTTCTTAATTTAGATGATTACTGCGCCACCTAGTGCCtcattttatatatcatttttcatTAACATGAATTCAGTCGATTATTGCTCGATtccattattattatacctactCGAAATTGAAGGGTTCATAAGCAACGAATCATTTCTAATGAACCGGCTAAATATAGGAACCGGACATGGTAGAGTAGATTGAGATTTACGCTAACATACTTATAACTTTCTTAGCTTTCATCTGTTTTATTctattcatattaatatttctattcgcaattaTAAATCTAATACCTGTAGTTTATTAATGGAGGTGTGGCTGTAAACGGTAATAATAGCCTATTTTATGTTATGCTGTTAAATTCTATTAGTAACTTACGTACAGGATATACTTTGTACACAATCGGCGAAACAGACACTTAAACacttttacattattaattcaGATCCCGACAACTATGATGGTCCAGAGAAGGTGTACCGCGAGTGGCACCACTGGCTCGTAGTGAACATTCCCGGTAGCAATGTGTCTCAGGGCGAAGTTCTATCTGGTTATATCGGCTCTGGCCCACCAGAGGGCACTGGTATACATCGCTACATCTATATCCTTTACAAGCAACCCGGAAAACTTCAATTCGATGAAAAGAAATTGACAAATAAGTAAGTTTTGAATATCGAGGTAATTGCATTTTGTCattgttttaagtaaataaagataaatctgttttaacacacacatacagacgTCTGTGTCAAAAGTAAGCCACGTAATGCCTGTTTTTATGTAACAGCAGGCCGATTTACGGGaagacatatatatttaaaatataaataatataacaaacatatgtacataatacatttataaataatactagctgactcgacaaacgttgtcttgccgctaaacgctatttaaaaataggtgttGGTGGTAGAAGTGTGATAatctatctaaaaataaaaaaaaagttggggtggactacccctaatatttagggggatgaaaaatagatattgtttgattctcagacatACCCAATAtctacacaaaatttcatgagaatcagtcaagccatttcggaagagtttaactacaaacaccgcgacacgagaattttatgtattagataaatattatatatgttagaCCCAGAACCGGGATTGGAATCGAACCTAAAGGCTGGGGCGAAAGCAGGGTCTTGATACATTGCGTTAGTCAAAACTTAATGTCTTCCACTAGGTATTAGGCGAgccgttaaataaaataacaaatacggTAATGGAATTATTGTCTGTTTAAGCTCTGCATTGTCACTTTAATGTTGGCTTCTCAATTCGtcacgattcagcttgtaacatctaactgctgggcataggcctcttttcccacgctcaacaaccgggactgacagcttaacgtgctgtccgagacacggtggggagatccacgaGGATAtatatccaaaccggaaacaaGCTTTTGTACATTTGTACGagtccactccgagcgggaatcgaacccgcaaatcgCCGCTGTTTAcactacatcagagcggttgttacaGATGTACGTTACGAggcatttaaatattgttagttTTACCGACAAATTCAATCTGAAACAAGCATTTACTAATtaggaatatattaaaataagtatattttgttaaaCAGGTCAATAGACGGTCGCGCTGCTTTCTCAACACAAAAATTCGTGGAAAAGTATAAGTTGGGAGCTCCGGTCGCCGGAAACTTCTATAAGGCACAGTTCGACAGCTATGTACCACTGTTATACAAAAGTTTGGGCGTTTAAAttgctataaatttatttaacgaaatttgtttttttatttttatttaattcattatctCATCATGAagttaatatacaataattaaaatatcgctgggaaaaaatatttatgaatataaatgaaataacgtAAATAATGAGAATATAATCCTAATTATTGAACTACGAATGGACATAAACAAGTTATTTTTTGTCGTTTAACGCACTTATGTTTTGTGTACTTCATGCTTGCTTTTAATAGGGTAGGTTGGTGACTAAATAACATTGGCATAAATCTGAGTGGATTtctaatgttattaataataactttgattgttgtttatttgataaacaaaGTACTCGTAGTAAGTATTCTAGGACAACGTCCTCATTCTCCTGTTGGACAATCTCATAAAGTTGCGAGGTACTGGTTGGGTGAGgttattactatttttgttacattGAATCCAATCGGATCTtgaagtgaaaaataataaataataacaaatatctaCGCAATACATACacgttcgtctgttcctaaagtaagtaacATAATGCTTgggttataggtaacagccgactggtatagctttttattttttttttcgataaacatacttataaataatacatatatatacatatttaatattatatatatttaactgaatatatatatatatatatatattacatccaggctcggagcgggaatcgaacccacaacccccggagcagaaagcagggtagCTACAAACCTgtgccaatgggctagtcaagttattataatactagccgacccgtgcccacttcgttgggcgttaatctataatctatctatctatctatacatatataaaagcgaaaggtcactcatcacgaaatcaccaaaactataacatctaagaacttgaaatttggcaggtagactccCTATAGAACGtcgacatccgctaagaacggattttacgaaacttgacccttaagggggcaaaacgggggatggaagtttgtatgaaaatcctatgtttttgaagtaagagacttaaaattaaaatgtatgctctatttaagatgagaaggtgtccaaataatttatctttagaaatcaactcccttttggggttaaaacgaaggatggttgactcactcatgaaaatcctatgtttttgaagtaagagacttgaaatttaaaatgtatgctctatagatggtgagaaggtgtccaaataatatatctttagaaaataaatccattttggggttacaacgggggatggtaggttgacttagtcatcacgaaatctccgaaactataacacctaccagcttgaaatttggcaggtaggctccttataaggcttaAACATCCCTtagaatggattttacaaaactcaatccctaagggggtaaaacaggggttggtagtttgtatgaaagtcctatgtttttgaagtaagagacttgaaatttgaacaaaactaaacagaataaagaacaaaatagaacagaacagaacagaatagaatagaataagaacagaacagaacagaagagaacagaatagaacagaatagtagagaacagaaaaaaacagaacagaacaaaactaaacagagtagagaacaaaatagaatagaacagaacagaacagaatagaataagaacagaac
It encodes:
- the LOC123663435 gene encoding phosphatidylethanolamine-binding protein homolog F40A3.3-like — translated: MSVASAFQSSKIVPDVIPVPPTKPIELKYPSGAVAQLGNELTPTQVKDQPTVSYDADPNSYYTLIFTDPDNYDGPEKVYREWHHWLVVNIPGSNVSQGEVLSGYIGSGPPEGTGIHRYIYILYKQPGKLQFDEKKLTNKSIDGRAAFSTQKFVEKYKLGAPVAGNFYKAQFDSYVPLLYKSLGV